A genomic region of Nostoc sp. UHCC 0702 contains the following coding sequences:
- a CDS encoding DUF4070 domain-containing protein yields the protein MRALLIYPEFPKTFWSYDKTLELFNRKVLQPPLGLVTVAAILPQEWEFKLVDRNIRPVTEAEWQWAEVVILSAMIVQKQDFLDQIQAAKQRGKLVAVGGPYPTSLPEEAKAAGVDFMILDEGEITLPMFIEAIEKGDRTGTFHADGEKPDVTNTPIPRFDLLEMDAYGSMSIQFSRGCPFQCEFCDIIVLYGRKPRTKNPAQLLAELDCLYNLGWRGGIFMVDDNFIGNKRNVKLLLTELKIWQAEHKYPFNFATEASVDLAQDPELLEMMVECNFNSVFMGIETPDEESLHLTKKFQNMRNPLVEAVDIITRAGLCPMAGFIVGFDGEKSGAGTRIIEFVKQTAIPEAFFTMLQALPNTALWHRLEKEGRLVSKDANINQTSVVNFIPTRPIEEIVREYIEAFWELYDPECYLERSYRCFLKMGAPKFRASFKMPSWIELRALLIVMWRQGFKRKTRWKFWQYLFSIIKNNPAVWDHYMRMCAYSEHFIEYRQIVRNQIEAQLAEFLAQKAETQVSVISAK from the coding sequence ATGCGAGCTTTACTGATTTATCCCGAATTTCCCAAAACTTTTTGGTCATACGACAAAACTTTAGAATTATTTAATCGCAAAGTCTTACAACCCCCCTTGGGCTTAGTCACCGTGGCGGCTATCTTACCTCAAGAGTGGGAATTCAAACTTGTAGACAGAAATATTCGCCCTGTCACAGAAGCAGAGTGGCAATGGGCAGAAGTGGTGATTCTCTCAGCCATGATAGTTCAAAAGCAAGATTTCCTCGACCAAATTCAAGCAGCCAAGCAGCGCGGCAAACTGGTAGCTGTGGGCGGTCCTTATCCCACATCTTTACCAGAAGAAGCGAAAGCTGCTGGTGTGGACTTCATGATTTTGGATGAAGGGGAAATTACCCTACCCATGTTTATAGAGGCCATAGAAAAAGGCGATCGCACCGGCACATTTCATGCTGATGGCGAAAAGCCCGATGTCACCAACACCCCCATCCCGCGCTTCGACCTGCTGGAAATGGATGCTTACGGCTCAATGTCTATCCAGTTTTCGCGTGGGTGTCCTTTTCAATGCGAGTTTTGTGATATCATCGTCCTCTATGGTCGCAAACCCCGTACCAAAAACCCAGCCCAACTACTTGCAGAATTAGATTGTCTCTACAATTTAGGTTGGCGTGGGGGAATTTTCATGGTAGACGACAACTTTATCGGCAATAAACGCAACGTCAAACTGCTACTCACAGAGTTAAAAATTTGGCAAGCAGAACATAAATATCCCTTTAACTTTGCCACCGAAGCCTCCGTTGACTTAGCGCAAGACCCAGAATTGTTAGAGATGATGGTGGAATGTAACTTCAATTCCGTATTTATGGGAATTGAGACACCAGACGAAGAGAGTTTGCATCTCACCAAGAAATTCCAAAATATGCGGAACCCCTTAGTTGAGGCTGTAGACATCATTACCAGGGCGGGGTTGTGTCCGATGGCTGGGTTTATTGTCGGCTTTGACGGCGAAAAATCTGGGGCTGGTACACGAATTATCGAGTTTGTCAAACAAACAGCCATTCCCGAAGCCTTTTTCACCATGTTGCAAGCCTTACCCAACACCGCCCTTTGGCATCGATTAGAAAAAGAAGGGCGCTTGGTGAGTAAAGATGCCAACATCAACCAAACCAGCGTAGTGAACTTTATCCCCACTCGACCCATAGAAGAAATCGTCAGAGAATACATCGAAGCCTTTTGGGAATTGTACGATCCAGAGTGTTATTTAGAGCGTAGCTATCGCTGTTTTTTAAAGATGGGTGCGCCTAAATTCAGAGCAAGCTTTAAAATGCCTAGTTGGATAGAATTACGAGCATTATTAATAGTGATGTGGCGCCAAGGTTTCAAACGTAAAACCCGCTGGAAATTCTGGCAATATTTATTTAGTATTATCAAAAACAACCCAGCCGTTTGGGATCACTACATGAGAATGTGTGCTTACAGCGAGCATTTTATCGAATATCGGCAAATCGTTCGCAACCAAATAGAAGCCCAACTGGCGGAATTTTTAGCCCAAAAAGCAGAAACACAAGTAAGTGTAATATCTGCGAAATGA
- a CDS encoding amino acid adenylation domain-containing protein, whose translation MSESLSYSQAAQWFLHQLIPTSAVHNIAIAIQLQIDLDIPALQVAFGTLLNRHALLRTTFITVEGQLIPQVHEQVRLISYNSHSHCTPHASCSIWGNPKTALAPHNPLPVNGEGRQSIALAGWGSVDLLSNQADMILAEVCFQHEHTSPSLLNHRLVEEAHRPFDIEQNCLRIILFTESPKQHVLLVVAHQLVADLFSLELLINELHLVYAAQTAGVQPSLTPLNLEFQDYIRSLNDILAGATGDQLWSYWQQELSGELPVLNLLGKPRPPIQTYCGASHILNLDEQLCQQLKVLAETENVTLYTLLLAAFQILLYRYSGQEDIVVGSPTTRPAEFAEIVGNFVNYIVLRSQLSSNFTFTKFLAQVRQKVILAQEHQDFPFPILVERLQPVRDSSYSPLFQVLFALEQPQQFNLEVVPIEQKTARFDLTLTIVEKEDSLSATWQYNTDLFDSVSIARMAGNFQTLLEGIIANPAQHLSQLPLLSQEEQHLLLLEWNNTHLDYPKNIYIHQLFEAQVEQTPDAVAVVLGDEQLTYRELNQQANQLAHYLQTLGVEPEKIVGICMDYSLQMIVGILGIIKAGGAYVPLDPAYPQERQALLLNDAQPEVLLTQGKLLERIPQTQAKIVCLDYQWNIISQQRQENPVCRVTGENLAYVIYTSGSTGKPKGVMNTHSGLANAYHCFKIEVNCVIQLASFASDFFLGNLVVALSSGAKLVLCPLEIVLDIDKLYQLIYQERVDIIALNPALLRGLMLYIKLSQKSLEFVKYFVVGSDIWYLHEYQEVQQLFDGIETHVINSYGVTECSITNSRFEDSLSNLSIDGIVPVGRPLSNTQFYILDAHLQPVPIGVKGELYIGGDGVARGYLKRPELTAERFIANPFWGSGGAGKRGSRGAGERGSRGAGGKRLYKTGDSARYLTDGNIEYLSRLDNQLKIRGFRIELGEIEAVLSQHPAVFQTAVIAREDVPGDKRLVAYVVLLEKLASIISDLRSFLKQKLPEYMIPSYFVLLDGLPISPNGKVDRKALPAPEIASIAGENNKIAPRTPQEEILALIWAEVLGVEQVGIYDNFFELGGHSLLATQVISRVRTAWAVEIPLRSLFEHPTIAGLAKSVELTQKQEQSIPPLVAIARNQTLPLSFAQQRLWFLNALQPDSAFYNIPIMVRLEGQLNQAALEQSLNQIIQRHEVLRTNFITVDGQPIQIIHPSQNLTLQVLSVRSHYPLCDFASLREKTHPTIQHPETQQLATQEIQRPFNLTCDPLVRATLLKLSPTDHILLLTIHHIVCDGWSIGILAQELAALYQAFCQQLPSPLPDLPIQYADFAVWQRQWLQKDVLEFQLAYWQQQLADAPALLPLPTDRPRPAVKTFCGAHHSFVLPGKLGEELTLLSQHSGVTLFMTLLAAFQTLLYRYSNQTDILVGTPIANRNHAEIEPLIGFFVNTLVLRTDLSGNPSFGELLKRVREVTLGAYAHQDVPFELLVEALQPERNLSYTPLFQVLFVMQNTPMPAKELSGLTLTTLPTESQTAKFDLTLSVENTEDGLLGIWEYNTDLFDAATIARMTGHFATLLAGIIENPEQRVCELPLLTAVERQQLLVEWNDNDVNYPQDLCIHQLFEQQVERTPDAVAVVFEGKQLTYRELNSRANQLAHYLQRLGVKSEVLVGICVERSLEMVLGLLAVLKAGGAYVPLDPAYPQQRLVAMLEDAQVSVLLTVTELVDSVLEQKTQVICLDRDWERITTESENNCQSQVTANNLIYVIFTSGSTGKPKGVAVEHRQLLNYIYGIREKIQLPDGGNFAIASTFAADLGNTAIFPSLCSGGCLSIISKERATDANAFAEYCQEYPIDYLKIVPSHFAALLASSQGQAIAPRQRLILGGEATSWDLIEQIQSYAPTCQIFNHYGPTESTIGVLTYSVESRPTEYHTQFVPLGRPLPNTQIYLLDEHLQPVPVGVPGELYIGGAGLARGYLHQPQLTSERFITYNFGENEVTRLYKTGDLARYLIDGNIEYLRRIDNQVKIRGFRIELGEIEAALNQYPQVQQAVVMKREDILGDKRLVAYIVSHQQQIPANSELRRFLKEKLPEYMVPHTFVILDTIPITPNGKVNFPALPAPEKATFAVENAMVAPRDAVELQLTQIWEKVLKTNPVSIKENFFDLGGHSLLAVSLMAEIQKQFAQHLPLTTLFQKGTIEQLATILRQQPDLNNWSSLVPIQPHGTKQPFFCVHPVGGNVLSYFELARNLGLDQPFYGLQAKGLDGQHQPLTQIADMADEYIKAMRIIQPSGPYLLGGWSMGGVIAFEMAQQLQRQGETVALLVLIDSRIPNYGDKNSLDNFDETALLNYFAIDLGGRFGKNLAIPDDTFQQLSLDEQLNYIIEQAKLTGILPEDVENEHISPLIEVFKANLRALQNYVPQLYSQQITLLQASEVLSDNLHFAAFGWDKLTTNSVNIYSLPGNHYTMLTKPYVQDLSAQLKRCLDAIQVFDR comes from the coding sequence ATGTCTGAATCACTTTCTTACAGTCAAGCTGCACAGTGGTTTTTACATCAGCTAATACCAACAAGCGCAGTTCATAATATTGCGATCGCAATCCAATTGCAAATAGATTTAGACATTCCAGCATTGCAAGTAGCTTTTGGTACACTGCTAAATCGTCATGCGCTATTGCGTACCACCTTCATCACTGTGGAAGGTCAACTGATTCCCCAAGTCCACGAACAAGTCCGATTAATTAGTTATAATTCCCACAGTCATTGCACCCCACACGCCAGTTGCTCCATTTGGGGAAACCCCAAGACCGCACTGGCTCCCCATAATCCCCTCCCCGTCAACGGGGAGGGGAGACAAAGCATAGCTTTGGCGGGGTGGGGTTCAGTGGATTTATTAAGTAATCAAGCGGACATGATATTAGCAGAAGTCTGCTTCCAGCACGAACATACTTCTCCTTCCCTACTTAATCACCGTTTAGTTGAAGAAGCTCACCGTCCCTTCGATATAGAGCAGAACTGCCTACGAATAATATTATTTACTGAATCACCAAAGCAACATGTTTTACTTGTGGTGGCTCATCAACTGGTCGCTGATTTATTTTCTCTTGAGCTACTCATCAATGAATTGCACCTAGTGTATGCTGCTCAAACGGCGGGAGTGCAACCTTCTCTAACTCCCTTGAATTTGGAATTTCAAGATTATATTCGCTCTTTAAATGATATCTTGGCGGGTGCAACAGGTGATCAACTTTGGTCATATTGGCAACAAGAATTGTCTGGGGAATTACCCGTACTCAATCTTTTAGGAAAACCTCGACCGCCAATTCAAACTTATTGCGGAGCCTCACACATCCTCAACTTGGATGAACAACTGTGCCAACAATTAAAAGTATTAGCTGAAACTGAGAATGTCACGCTTTACACACTTCTGTTGGCAGCTTTCCAAATCCTGCTTTATCGCTATTCTGGTCAAGAAGACATTGTAGTAGGTTCTCCCACAACTCGCCCAGCCGAATTTGCAGAGATTGTAGGCAACTTTGTGAATTATATAGTCTTGCGATCGCAGCTATCTAGCAATTTCACATTTACAAAATTTCTTGCTCAAGTGCGTCAAAAGGTGATATTGGCGCAAGAGCATCAAGATTTTCCCTTCCCAATTTTAGTTGAAAGACTGCAACCAGTGCGAGACTCTAGCTACTCACCACTTTTCCAAGTTTTGTTCGCCCTAGAACAGCCGCAGCAGTTCAACTTGGAAGTTGTCCCCATCGAACAAAAGACAGCTAGATTCGATTTAACTTTAACAATAGTTGAAAAAGAAGACTCACTCTCAGCCACTTGGCAATATAACACCGACCTTTTTGATAGCGTCAGCATTGCTAGAATGGCGGGTAATTTTCAAACTTTATTAGAAGGTATCATTGCCAATCCCGCGCAACATCTTTCTCAATTACCTCTATTAAGTCAAGAAGAACAGCATCTTTTATTGTTGGAGTGGAATAACACTCATTTAGATTATCCCAAAAATATATATATTCATCAACTATTTGAAGCCCAGGTAGAACAAACACCCGATGCAGTTGCAGTGGTGCTGGGAGACGAACAACTTACCTACCGCGAACTTAACCAGCAAGCCAACCAGTTAGCACATTACCTACAAACTCTGGGCGTAGAACCGGAGAAAATTGTGGGTATTTGTATGGACTATTCCCTGCAAATGATAGTAGGAATTCTGGGAATTATCAAAGCTGGTGGTGCATACGTACCTTTAGACCCTGCTTATCCCCAGGAACGTCAAGCTTTGTTACTAAATGATGCTCAACCAGAAGTATTGCTGACTCAAGGAAAGTTATTAGAAAGGATTCCCCAAACTCAAGCTAAAATCGTTTGTTTAGATTACCAATGGAATATTATTTCTCAACAAAGGCAAGAAAATCCTGTTTGTAGAGTTACTGGGGAAAACCTAGCTTATGTAATTTACACTTCCGGTTCCACAGGTAAACCCAAAGGAGTGATGAACACCCATAGCGGTTTAGCTAATGCTTATCATTGCTTTAAAATTGAGGTCAACTGTGTCATTCAATTAGCGAGTTTTGCATCCGATTTCTTCTTAGGAAACTTGGTTGTCGCTCTTTCCTCTGGGGCAAAGTTAGTTCTTTGTCCTTTAGAAATAGTTTTAGATATAGACAAACTTTATCAATTAATTTATCAAGAAAGAGTTGATATCATAGCTTTAAATCCAGCCCTTTTACGGGGCTTAATGTTATATATAAAATTGAGTCAAAAATCCCTTGAATTCGTCAAATATTTTGTAGTTGGTTCTGATATTTGGTATTTACATGAATATCAAGAAGTCCAACAATTATTTGATGGTATTGAAACTCATGTAATCAATTCCTATGGTGTGACAGAATGCTCTATTACTAATTCTCGATTTGAAGATTCACTATCCAATCTTTCTATTGATGGCATTGTACCCGTTGGTCGTCCACTGTCTAACACCCAATTCTATATTTTGGATGCTCATTTACAACCTGTCCCCATTGGAGTCAAAGGTGAATTATACATTGGTGGCGATGGTGTAGCACGGGGTTATCTCAAGCGCCCGGAATTGACTGCGGAACGGTTTATTGCTAACCCTTTTTGGGGAAGCGGGGGAGCTGGGAAGCGGGGGAGCAGGGGAGCAGGGGAGCGGGGGAGCAGGGGAGCAGGGGGGAAAAGGTTGTATAAAACTGGGGACTCGGCACGCTATTTAACAGATGGTAATATTGAATATCTGAGTCGCCTGGATAATCAGTTAAAAATTCGCGGTTTCCGCATTGAATTGGGAGAAATTGAAGCGGTACTGAGTCAACACCCGGCTGTATTTCAGACAGCAGTTATTGCTAGGGAAGATGTTCCGGGCGATAAACGGTTGGTGGCTTATGTGGTTTTGCTGGAAAAGCTAGCATCAATAATTAGCGATTTGCGTAGTTTCCTGAAACAGAAACTACCAGAATATATGATACCTTCTTACTTCGTCCTGCTGGATGGTTTGCCAATATCACCAAATGGCAAAGTAGACCGAAAAGCGCTACCAGCACCAGAAATCGCAAGTATCGCAGGGGAAAATAATAAAATAGCTCCTCGTACACCCCAAGAAGAGATACTAGCTTTAATTTGGGCTGAAGTATTAGGAGTTGAGCAAGTAGGCATTTATGATAACTTTTTTGAATTGGGAGGACATTCATTACTTGCAACACAAGTAATATCACGAGTGCGAACAGCTTGGGCGGTGGAGATACCATTACGCAGCTTGTTTGAACATCCCACTATTGCAGGGCTGGCTAAATCTGTAGAATTAACACAAAAGCAAGAACAATCTATACCGCCTTTAGTTGCGATCGCCAGAAATCAAACTCTGCCCCTATCCTTTGCCCAACAGCGTTTGTGGTTCCTCAACGCCTTACAACCAGACAGTGCCTTTTACAACATTCCCATCATGGTACGCCTAGAAGGTCAACTTAACCAAGCAGCCCTAGAACAAAGCCTCAACCAAATCATTCAGCGACACGAAGTCTTACGTACCAACTTCATTACAGTAGACGGACAACCCATACAAATAATTCACCCCAGCCAGAACTTAACTCTACAAGTTTTGTCAGTGCGATCGCATTATCCTCTCTGCGACTTTGCGTCTTTGCGTGAGAAAACTCATCCCACAATACAACACCCAGAAACCCAACAACTAGCAACACAAGAAATTCAACGCCCCTTCAACCTCACTTGTGACCCCCTAGTCAGAGCTACCTTACTAAAACTATCCCCAACAGACCACATCTTACTACTGACAATACACCACATTGTTTGTGATGGTTGGTCAATAGGAATACTCGCCCAAGAATTAGCAGCCCTTTACCAAGCCTTCTGCCAGCAATTGCCCTCACCCCTACCAGACCTACCCATTCAATACGCCGACTTTGCCGTTTGGCAACGGCAATGGTTACAAAAAGATGTGCTAGAATTTCAACTAGCTTATTGGCAACAACAACTCGCCGACGCACCCGCTTTATTACCATTACCTACTGACCGACCAAGACCTGCTGTAAAAACCTTTTGCGGGGCGCATCATTCCTTTGTACTGCCTGGAAAGTTAGGTGAGGAACTAACTTTATTAAGTCAGCACTCAGGGGTTACTCTGTTCATGACCCTGCTAGCAGCCTTTCAAACATTACTTTACCGCTACAGTAACCAAACTGACATTTTGGTGGGTACACCCATCGCTAACCGCAATCATGCTGAAATTGAACCATTAATTGGGTTTTTTGTCAACACTCTCGTCCTACGTACCGATTTATCAGGCAACCCTAGCTTTGGCGAATTACTCAAGCGAGTCCGGGAAGTAACTTTAGGAGCCTATGCCCATCAAGATGTACCCTTTGAGTTATTGGTGGAGGCGTTGCAGCCAGAGCGAAATTTAAGTTACACACCGCTGTTTCAAGTGCTGTTTGTCATGCAAAATACTCCCATGCCTGCAAAGGAATTGTCAGGTTTAACATTGACTACATTACCAACAGAAAGCCAAACAGCCAAGTTTGATTTAACTTTATCTGTGGAAAATACTGAAGATGGTTTGTTAGGAATCTGGGAATACAACACAGATTTGTTTGATGCTGCCACCATAGCTCGCATGACAGGGCATTTTGCAACGCTGTTAGCAGGTATAATTGAGAATCCAGAGCAGCGCGTTTGTGAATTACCTTTGCTGACAGCAGTTGAACGACAACAATTGTTGGTGGAATGGAATGATAATGATGTAAATTACCCCCAAGATTTATGCATTCACCAGCTATTTGAACAACAGGTGGAACGTACCCCCGATGCTGTAGCAGTGGTGTTTGAAGGAAAACAACTTACCTATAGGGAGTTGAACAGCCGCGCCAATCAGTTGGCTCACTACTTGCAGAGGCTAGGTGTAAAATCGGAAGTACTGGTAGGAATTTGTGTAGAGCGTTCCTTAGAGATGGTGCTGGGGTTGCTGGCTGTTTTGAAAGCAGGCGGTGCTTATGTACCCCTTGACCCAGCATATCCCCAACAGCGCTTGGTTGCAATGTTAGAAGATGCCCAAGTGTCGGTGCTGCTGACGGTGACAGAATTAGTTGATTCTGTTTTAGAACAGAAAACGCAAGTCATCTGCTTGGATAGAGACTGGGAGAGAATTACTACTGAAAGCGAGAATAATTGCCAGAGTCAGGTGACAGCCAACAATTTAATCTATGTGATATTCACCTCCGGTTCCACCGGCAAACCCAAAGGTGTAGCCGTTGAACATCGGCAACTGCTTAACTATATATATGGCATTCGAGAAAAAATACAGCTTCCTGATGGGGGTAACTTTGCGATCGCTTCCACTTTTGCCGCAGACTTAGGAAATACTGCCATATTTCCTTCGTTGTGTAGCGGCGGCTGTCTTTCCATCATATCAAAAGAACGGGCAACAGATGCCAATGCCTTTGCAGAATATTGCCAAGAGTATCCCATCGATTATCTGAAGATAGTTCCCTCCCACTTTGCTGCCTTGTTAGCATCATCTCAAGGGCAAGCGATCGCACCCCGCCAACGACTTATACTAGGTGGTGAAGCTACAAGTTGGGATTTAATTGAACAAATTCAAAGCTATGCTCCCACTTGCCAGATTTTCAATCATTACGGCCCGACAGAATCTACCATAGGCGTGCTAACTTACAGTGTTGAATCTAGACCAACTGAATATCATACACAGTTCGTTCCCTTGGGTCGTCCCTTACCAAACACACAAATTTACCTTTTAGATGAACATCTGCAACCTGTTCCCGTGGGAGTACCCGGTGAACTGTACATTGGTGGTGCAGGCTTAGCCAGAGGCTATTTACACCAGCCTCAACTGACATCTGAGCGATTTATTACTTATAATTTTGGCGAAAATGAAGTAACTCGACTTTACAAAACTGGAGATTTAGCCCGTTATTTGATTGACGGCAATATTGAATACTTGAGGCGTATTGATAACCAAGTAAAAATACGCGGCTTCAGAATTGAACTAGGAGAGATAGAAGCTGCACTGAACCAATACCCGCAGGTACAACAGGCGGTGGTAATGAAGAGAGAAGATATTTTAGGCGATAAGCGCCTTGTAGCATATATCGTCTCTCATCAACAGCAAATCCCGGCAAACAGCGAACTCCGCCGCTTCTTGAAAGAAAAACTGCCTGAGTACATGGTGCCTCATACCTTCGTCATTTTAGACACCATACCAATTACACCAAATGGCAAAGTGAATTTTCCAGCTTTACCCGCACCCGAAAAAGCTACTTTTGCAGTTGAAAATGCTATGGTTGCACCTCGTGATGCTGTGGAACTGCAACTGACGCAAATTTGGGAAAAAGTTCTCAAAACCAACCCTGTGAGTATCAAAGAAAACTTTTTTGACCTGGGAGGACATTCACTTTTAGCCGTTAGCTTGATGGCTGAAATTCAAAAGCAATTTGCACAGCATTTACCCTTAACTACCCTCTTCCAAAAAGGGACAATTGAGCAATTAGCAACTATTCTCCGTCAGCAACCAGATTTAAATAATTGGTCTTCCTTAGTGCCAATTCAGCCTCATGGAACTAAACAACCATTCTTTTGCGTCCATCCCGTTGGTGGAAATGTCCTCAGCTACTTTGAATTAGCACGTAATTTAGGTTTAGATCAACCTTTTTATGGACTGCAAGCCAAAGGTTTAGATGGACAACATCAGCCATTAACTCAAATTGCAGACATGGCAGATGAATATATCAAAGCAATGCGTATCATTCAGCCATCTGGCCCTTACCTTTTAGGCGGTTGGTCAATGGGAGGAGTTATAGCTTTTGAAATGGCGCAACAGCTACAAAGACAAGGCGAAACAGTAGCCTTGCTGGTTTTAATAGACAGTAGAATACCTAATTATGGTGATAAAAATAGCCTTGATAACTTTGATGAAACTGCCTTGTTAAACTACTTTGCTATAGATTTAGGAGGTCGTTTTGGCAAAAATCTCGCAATACCAGATGATACTTTTCAGCAGTTGAGCCTTGATGAACAACTAAACTATATTATAGAGCAGGCAAAACTAACTGGAATTTTACCAGAAGATGTTGAGAATGAGCATATTAGCCCATTAATAGAAGTTTTTAAAGCGAATCTTCGAGCATTGCAAAATTATGTTCCACAACTATATTCTCAGCAAATCACCCTTTTGCAAGCCAGCGAAGTCTTATCTGATAATTTGCATTTTGCTGCGTTTGGTTGGGACAAATTAACTACAAATTCTGTAAATATTTATAGCCTCCCAGGCAATCATTACACCATGCTGACAAAACCCTATGTTCAAGATTTGTCAGCACAATTAAAACGCTGTCTTGATGCAATACAAGTATTTGACCGTTAA
- a CDS encoding FAD-binding protein — translation MSKSWKNWAQLVKCQPQEFLQPTSIEELAEIVHSHVASGRSLRVVGSGHSFTPVAATNSTMISLGQLQGVELVEGETASILAATKIYTLGKLLADYGLGLENQGDIDSQSLAGAIATGTHGTGTNLGIMSTQALGFTLVTADGKILECSANHNPEIFQAAQVSLGCLGIFAKIRMKLKPTYRLREVRRSTNLTTCLNELESIADQHRHYEFWWFPHTEQVLIKTQDLTDAAIKSSRIEHILNDVILENGVFWVLCELCRFLPSMCKAVSKLSAELVSQGETTNYSYQIFPTPRLVRFYEMEYAVPKQQGPDCLREIKEFVSRKNIAVHFPVEYRCVKGDNIYLSPAYQRDSAFIAVHMYKGMPYKTYFDGVEAIFRNHQGRPHWGKLHTRTAKELSQLYPMWDEFHSIRRKLDPTGVFMNDYLKQLFGD, via the coding sequence ATGAGCAAAAGCTGGAAAAACTGGGCCCAATTAGTTAAGTGCCAACCGCAGGAATTCTTACAACCAACTAGTATCGAAGAACTTGCTGAAATTGTCCACTCCCATGTAGCATCTGGGCGTTCACTGCGTGTAGTTGGTAGTGGACATTCCTTTACTCCAGTGGCAGCAACTAATAGCACGATGATATCTCTTGGGCAGCTCCAAGGTGTTGAACTTGTGGAAGGTGAAACAGCCAGTATATTAGCAGCCACTAAAATTTATACCTTGGGTAAATTACTCGCAGACTACGGTTTGGGACTAGAAAACCAGGGTGATATAGATTCTCAATCATTAGCAGGTGCGATCGCCACAGGTACCCACGGAACAGGCACAAACTTAGGCATCATGTCAACCCAAGCCCTAGGTTTCACCTTAGTTACAGCCGACGGCAAAATTTTAGAATGTTCTGCAAATCACAACCCGGAGATTTTCCAAGCCGCGCAAGTATCACTTGGTTGTTTGGGTATCTTTGCCAAAATTCGCATGAAGCTAAAGCCTACCTATCGCCTGCGTGAAGTGCGACGCAGCACCAACTTAACAACTTGCTTAAATGAACTTGAGTCAATTGCAGACCAACACAGACACTACGAATTTTGGTGGTTTCCCCATACAGAACAAGTATTAATCAAAACGCAAGATTTGACAGATGCAGCGATTAAATCCTCCCGCATCGAACACATATTAAACGACGTAATCTTAGAAAACGGTGTTTTTTGGGTATTGTGCGAACTCTGCCGCTTTTTACCATCCATGTGTAAAGCCGTCAGTAAATTATCAGCAGAATTAGTTTCTCAAGGAGAAACCACAAATTACAGCTACCAGATTTTTCCCACACCTCGTCTAGTGCGATTTTATGAGATGGAGTACGCAGTACCAAAACAGCAAGGCCCCGACTGCTTGCGCGAGATTAAAGAATTTGTCAGCCGCAAAAACATTGCTGTACACTTTCCAGTCGAGTACCGTTGCGTAAAAGGCGATAACATATACTTGAGTCCCGCCTATCAGCGTGACAGCGCCTTTATAGCCGTTCACATGTACAAAGGTATGCCCTACAAAACCTACTTTGACGGAGTAGAAGCGATTTTTAGGAACCATCAAGGTAGACCACATTGGGGTAAACTACATACCCGCACAGCAAAAGAACTGAGTCAACTGTATCCCATGTGGGATGAATTTCATTCCATCCGGCGCAAATTAGATCCCACAGGAGTCTTTATGAACGATTATTTAAAGCAGCTATTTGGTGATTAG